The DNA window GGCCCAGTGAATCCCAGTTCGGCCCAGTTCAGCTCAGTAACATCCCAGTACCCGCCCACTCCtttccagtccctcccaatcccctcccagtccctcccagttctccgaaatcccctcccagtcccctcccagttcctcccagtcccctcccagttccgCCAATAccctcccaatcccctcccagtccattcccagtcccctcacagtctctcccagtcccctcccagtccctcccagtcccctcccaatcccctcccagtccctcccagtctctcccagtcccctcccaaTGCCCTCCCAGTCCTCCCCCATCTcccccagtttgtcccagtccctcccaatcccctcccaatcccctcccagtccccctcTGTTtgtcccagttccctcccagtccctcccagtccctcccagtctctcccaatcccctcccagtcccctcccagtccctcccagtcctccCCCATCTcccccagtttgtcccagtccctcccaatcccctcccagtctctcccagtcccctcccagtttgtcccagtccctcccagttcaaTTTTACACACAATTattacttttattcttttatttccccTCACGCCGGTCCCGCGTtggcgccccctggcggcgcGCCATTAATGCTGCTCTGGCCCCGCCCCTCGCGTGGGCGGAGCCTCTTAGGGGCGAGGGGGCGGAGCCTCCCCAGCGCCGCCTCTGATTGGTCCGTGCTCTGTTGATGGGCGGTACTTCCCTGCGCTCCCATTGGTTGTTTCGTAGGCCCCTCCCCTTGAGCGCTATTGGCGGCAGACCCGGAAGTAGGCGTGGAATCAGAGGCGCGGCCTggaaaggggcggggccaaattagggggaaaaaatctggattttttctttttcctccccccctcccccccccccagccgggacccccaaaattggggaattttgggatgctGGGGACCCGCCCTGGACCCCCCCCCCTAATTTGGGAATTTTCCCCTCAGGACCTCtccaaatttgggaattttccccttcagaaccccccaaaatttgggatatCCCCGGGACCGCCCAGAATTTTGGAattcccccccccgccccagccccaggaccccaaaatcctcccaagGCCTcccaaaaatttgggaattttcccccctgccccccccccccaaatttaGGAATTCCCACCCCAGGAACCCCCCCAAATTTGGGGCTCACCgtggggggggtcccggggggattttggggggtcctgggggggtcTCGAGGCTTTTCCCCGCAGGATGTCGATCacctgggggggaggggtgggctCAGAGACACCGAAATtgccaaaatcccccccaaaatctgaccccaaatccctcccaaaatcccccaaatccctcccaagatccccccaaatcccacccaaaatcccccaaatccctcccaagatccccccaaatcccacccaaaatcccccgAAATTCGacaaaacatccccaaaatccgccccaaaaatcccatccaaaaatcccccagatccccaaaatcccacccaaaaatccccaaaatccccaaaatcccacccaaaatcccccgAAATTCGacaaaacatccccaaaatccaccccaaaaatcccatccaaaaatcccccaaatccccaaaatcccacccaaaaatccccaaaatccccaaaatcccacccaaaatcccacccaaaaatccccaaaatcccacccaaaatccccccaaaaatccccaaaatccacagAATTCCACcaacccctccccaaatcccccaaaatcctcttTAAAAGCtccaaaactccccaaaatcctccaagtccccccaaattcctcacctgggcacacctggactcacctgggcacacctggactCACCTGGGCACTCGGACTCACAAGtttgggaccccaaaatccccaaaaaatcccatttaaaccctccaaatcaccccaaattcctcacctgggctcacctgTGCACACCTAGACTCACCTGAcctcacctgagcacacctgggcacacctgggcactcaGACTCACAAGtttgggaccccaaaatccccaaaattccccaaaaaagtCCATATAAACCCCTCCAAATCCCGCCAAATTCCTCACCTGGGCTCACCAGAGCACACCTAGACTCACCTGAcctcacctgagcacacctgggcacacctgggcactcaGACTCACAAGTTtggcaccccaaaaaccccaaaaatcacatttaaaccCCAAAAACGTCCATTTaatcccccccaaattcctcacCTGGGCTCGCTTGGGCTCACCTGTGcacacctgggctcacctgAGAGCACCTGGActcacctgggctcacctgAGCACTCAGACTCACAAGTTtagcaccccaaaatccccaaaaaatcccatttaaaccccaaaataattccctttaatccccccagcatccccagccGGGCTCACCAGAGCACACCTGgactcacctgggcacacctgagcacacctggacTCACCTGAGCATTCAGACTCACAAGTTtagcaccccaaaatcccaaaaaaatcccatttaaaccCCCAAAAAAGTCCATTTAATTCCCCAAACCCTGCAAATTCCTcagctgggcacacctggacTCACCTGAGCACTCAGACTCACAAGTTtagcaccccaaaatccccgaaAATCCCATTTAAACCCCCAAAATAATTCCCTTTAATCCCCAAAGCATCCCCAGCCGGgctcacctgagcacacctggactcacctgggcacacctgagcacacctggacTCACCTGGGCACTCAGACTCACAAGTTtagcaccccaaaatccccgaaaattccatttaaaccccaaaataattccctttaatccccccagcatccccagccGGGCTCACCAGAGCACACCTGgactcacctgggcacacctgagcacacctggacTCACCTGAGCATTCAGACTCACAAGTTtagcaccccaaaatcccaaaaaaatcccatttaaaccCCCAAAAAAGTCCATTTAATTCCCCAAACCCTGCAAATTCCTcagctgggcacacctggactcacctgggcacacctgagcacacctggacTCACCTGAGCACTCAGACTCACAAGTTtagcaccccaaaatccccgaaAATCCCATTTAAACCCCCAAAATAATTCCCTTTAATCCCCAAAGCATCCCCAGCCGGgctcacctgagcacacctggactcacctgggcacacctgagcacacctggacTCACTTGAGCACTCAGACTCACAAGTTtagcaccccaaaatccccaaaaaatcccatttaaaccccaaaataattccctttaatccccccagcatccccagccGGGCTCACCAGAGCACACCTGgactcacctgggcacacctgagcacacctggacTCACCTGAGCACTCAGACTCACAAGTTtagcaccccaaaatcccaaaaaaatcccatttaaaccCCCAAAAAAGTCCATTTAATTCCCCAAACCCTGCAAATTCCTcagctgggcacacctggacTCACCTGAGCACTCAGACTCACAAGTTtagcaccccaaaatccccgaaAATCCCATTTAAACCCCCAAAATAATTCCCTTTAATCCCCAAAGCATCCCCAGCCGGgctcacctgagcacacctggactcacctgggcacacctgagcacacctggacTCACTTGAGCACTCAGACTCACAAGTTtagcaccccaaaatccccaaaaaatcccatttaaaccccaaaataattccctttaatccccccagcatccccagccGGGCTCACCAGAGCACACCTGgactcacctgggcacacctgagcacacctggacTCACCTGAGCACTCAGACTCACAAGTTtagcaccccaaaatccccaaaaaatcccatttaaaccccaaaataattccctttaatccccccagcatccccagccgggctcacctgagcacacctggacTCACCTGGGCGCTGGCGGCCACGCCCGCGGCCGTGTCGTTGTGCAGGTTGCGCAGGCCGCAGTCGGCCCCGCAGCGCAGCAGGAGCCGCAGCAGCCGCAgcagcccccggcccgcggccgCGTGCAGCGCCGTGCAGCCGGCGTAGGACTGAGCGTTCACGGAGGCGCCGCGCTGGGGGAACGGCCCCGAAACCGGCACAAAAATCGGcacaaatcaccccaaaaaccaccccgAAAACACCCCGAAAACACCCCGAAATCGGCACAAAAATCGGcacaaaaatcaccccaaaaaccaccccgAAAACACCCCGAAAACACCCCGAAAACACCCGAAACCGGCACAAAAATCGGCACAAAAATCACCCCGAAAACACCCGAAATCGGCACAAAAATCGGcacaaatcaccccaaaaaccaccccgAAAACACCCCGAAAACACCCGAAATCGGCACAAAAATCGGCACAAAAATCACCCCGAAAACACCCGAAATCGGCACAAAAATCGGcacaaatcaccccaaaaaccaccccgAAAACACCCCGAAAACACCCGAAACCGGCACAAAAACCACCCCGAAAATCACCCCGAAAACACCCCGAAAACACCCGAAAACACCCGAAATCGGCACAAAAATCGGCACAAAAATCACCCCGAAAACACCCCGAAAACACCCGAAAACACCCGAAATCGGCACAAAAATCACCCCGAAAATCACCCCGAAAACACCCCGAAAACACCCGAAAACACCCGAAACCGGCACAAAAACCACCCCGAAAATCACCCCGAAAACACCCCGAAAACACCCGAAAACACCCGAAATCGGCACAAAAATCACCCcgaaaatcaccccaaaaatcaccccgaAAACACCCCGAAAACACCCGAAATCGGCACAAAAATCGGCACAAAAATCACCCCGAAAACACCCGAAATCGGCACAAAAATCGGcacaaatcaccccaaaaaccaccccgAAAACACCCCGAAAACACCCGAAAACACCCGAAATCGGCACAAAAATCGGCACAAAAATCACCCCGAAAACAGCCCGAAAACACCCGAAAACACCCGAAATCGGCACAAAAATCACCCcgaaaatcaccccaaaaatcaccccgaAAACACCCCGAAAACACCCGAAATCGGCACAAAAATCGGCACAAAAATCACCCCGAAAACACCCGAAATCGGCACAAAAATCGGcacaaatcaccccaaaaaccaccccgAAAACACCCCGAAAACACCCGAAATCGGCACAAAAATCGGcacaaaaatcaccccaaaaatcaccccgaAAACACCCCGAAAACACCCGAAAACACCCGAAATCGGCACAAAAATCGGcacaaaaatcaccccaaaaatcaccccgaAAACACCCCGAAAACACCCGAAATCGGCACAAAAATCGGCACAAAAATCACCCCGAAAACACCCGAAATCGGCACAAAAATCGGcacaaaaatcaccccaaaaatcaccccgaAAACACCCCGAAAACACCCGAAATCGGCACAAAAATCGGCACAAAAATCACCCCGAAAACACCCGAAATCGGCACAAAAATCGGcacaaatcaccccaaaaaccaccccgAAAACACCCCGAAAACACCCGAAACCGGCACAAAAACCACCCCGAAAATCACCCCGAAAACACCCCGAAAACACCCGAAATCGGCACAAAAATCACCCCGAAAACACCCCGAAAACACCCCGAAAACACCCGAAATCGGCACAAAAATCGGcacaaaaatcaccccaaaaatcaccccgaAAACACCCCGAAAACACCCGAAAACACCCGAAATCGGCACAAAAATCGGcacaaaaatcaccccaaaaatcaccgCGAAAACACCCGAAAACACCCGAAATCGGCACAAAAATCACCCcgaaaatcaccccaaaaatcaccccgaAAACACCCCGAAAACACCCGAAATCGGCACAAAAATCGGCACAAAAATCACCCCGAAAACACCCGAAATCGGCACAAAAATCGGcacaaatcaccccaaaaaccaccccgAAAACACCCCGAAAACACCCGAAATCGGCACAAAAATCGGcacaaaaatcaccccaaaaatcaccccgaAAACACCCCGAAAACACCCGAAAACACCCGAAATCGGCACAAAAATCGGcacaaaaatcaccccaaaaatcaccccgaAAACACCCCGAAAACACCCGAAATCGGCACAAAAATCGGCACAAAAATCACCCCGAAAACACCCGAAATCGGCACAAAAATCGGcacaaatcaccccaaaaaccaccccgAAAACACCCCGAAAACACCCGAAACCGGCACAAAAACCACCCCGAAAATCACCCCGAAAACACCCCGAAAACACCCGAAAACACCCGAAATCGG is part of the Cinclus cinclus chromosome 36, bCinCin1.1, whole genome shotgun sequence genome and encodes:
- the LOC134055866 gene encoding B-cell lymphoma 3 protein homolog yields the protein MAPKSGGGIFESPLPHPGLTPLHVAVASGSRESVLVLLEHGADVDAVDIKSGRSALLHAVENDDLEMAELLLQRGASVNAQSYAGCTALHAAAGRGLLRLLRLLLRCGADCGLRNLHNDTAAGVAASAQVIDILRGKASRPPQDPPKSPRDPPHGRASDSTPTSGSAANSAQGEGPTKQPMGAQGSTAHQQSTDQSEAALGRLRPLAPKRLRPREGRGQSSINGAPPGGANAGPA